Proteins encoded by one window of Acuticoccus sp. MNP-M23:
- a CDS encoding FCD domain-containing protein has translation MGIRQDQTTKHAFRPVATKRSADLAVDAIAQAIFFCHVNIGERLPSEVTLSRQLGINRSALREALKRMEADGILEVRPGAAGGTFVTGRPPETYIQLFLPAPAEVADFVEILITRRAIEPQIVELAAARATAQDIEEMRAILAPLEGMRGKSRDVDDDIETLSRAALQFNTALGKATHIKFLETIMQVLSQQIEPVRRMATRDDPAAAIDTLFRTLSALEKNDRDLISTELERRFNYLERAWEKKTGRKLWRGSPSFLPSDAA, from the coding sequence ATGGGTATCCGTCAGGATCAGACCACCAAGCATGCGTTCAGGCCCGTTGCCACCAAGCGCAGCGCGGACCTTGCCGTCGACGCCATCGCCCAGGCGATTTTCTTCTGCCACGTCAATATCGGCGAACGTCTTCCGTCCGAGGTGACCTTGTCCCGGCAGCTGGGCATCAACCGCTCTGCGCTGCGCGAGGCGCTGAAGCGGATGGAGGCCGACGGCATCCTGGAGGTGCGGCCGGGCGCTGCGGGCGGCACCTTCGTCACCGGCCGCCCGCCTGAAACCTACATCCAGCTCTTCCTTCCCGCGCCGGCCGAAGTGGCGGACTTTGTGGAGATCCTCATCACGCGACGCGCCATCGAGCCGCAGATTGTGGAGCTTGCGGCCGCCCGCGCCACCGCGCAGGACATCGAGGAGATGCGGGCGATCCTCGCACCGCTGGAGGGGATGCGCGGCAAATCCCGCGACGTGGATGACGATATCGAGACGCTGTCTCGGGCGGCACTGCAGTTCAACACTGCCCTTGGCAAGGCAACCCACATCAAATTTCTGGAAACGATCATGCAGGTGCTCAGCCAGCAGATCGAGCCGGTCCGCCGGATGGCAACGCGGGATGACCCCGCCGCCGCCATCGATACGCTCTTTCGCACACTGTCGGCGCTGGAAAAGAACGACAGGGATCTCATTTCGACCGAGCTGGAGCGCCGCTTCAACTATCTGGAACGCGCCTGGGAGAAGAAGACCGGCCGCAAACTATGGCGCGGATCTCCGAGTTTTCTGCCATCGGATGCGGCCTAG